From a region of the Apis mellifera strain DH4 linkage group LG2, Amel_HAv3.1, whole genome shotgun sequence genome:
- the Dnmt3 gene encoding DNA methyltransferase 3 isoform X2, with amino-acid sequence MFGLARFHSLPPITTTTTTTTTTTTTTTTATAATVTTTTTPTTTTTATRMTRMTSQEEMKAASTKDTLDQWAGKSVWSLVCAMELGLISDTTASRGNVEVSSRSEVAAKSPRNASSSPPLRISPRLRTVTPRFGKKRANVGRRGRRRGKRGSKSGKKVGRKVYANDSTITVDQFWRSRKRKLGRPKKQNRSADLLSSSFSRPTLSHGSCRTTRSRSVSNNNNNNNNNNNDLLANSTDAPRFERRVSRDNNGAWKNSSKTVLHEKTNDENTNENDVNEGKGFESKDKGKRDSTESTKFEEIHTLPLMKRIFRESGVVVYGVENERKDGRRDTDEKSTTICEAGKKDCSVKKACSSEGRKGVVRAKALKGNEENQEVRRVTRGSMKIGKDLSVGKLVWGYCAGWWPALIIDADHVGMLSEEGKLWVYWIGEARISLLNEKTQIEPFSCNLKARLTQNLNVPRIRAIDATMQMLRKKLGGTLTKPYFTWIESNFPKNMIEMLDEIKFYPYPVKMQQRLDHLREKNAKVTERYLLDQKRENQEKKLAEKSKDSPQKVNVDLTLLPLKEQKPGIIAWAKIAGHNWWPAMIIDYRDCCMREPTFGCQWIMWYGDYKLSEVHHQLFLRFDKGMEKMRDYTSNTKKHIYLVGVLQASKDYCSRLGFDTSNWTLDDAFEYFSKPNHYDYASSANTWRREDSVKIYDKYSARIAEKLNELKDNPNVDDQRANDINNSDDLRSAIKGEISFDSLCLKCLRVSNDEMDIHPFFEGSLCKDCSERYKPCMFVFGNDSKCFYCTVCAASGMVIICDKEDCPRVYCTACMKHLLCPTTYEQVLQEDPWECFLCKSRSFTTDTIVRPRANWKDKIINMFRTSCDSNVEHLVAKHNSEKRKIRVLSLFDGLGTGLLVLLKLGFIVDAYYASEIDQDALMVTASHFGDRILQLGNVKDITCNTIKEIAPIDLLIGGSPCNDLSLANPARLGLHDPRGTGVLFFEYRRILKLVRKLNNERHLFWLYENVASMPSEYRLEINKHLGQEPDVIDSADFSPQHRLRLYWHNFPIEPRLLSSQREQDVQDILTPHCQRYSLVKKIRTVTTKVNSLKQGKLALKPILMKDESDSLWITELEEIFGFPRHYTDVKNLSATKRQRLIGKSWSVQTLTAIFESLCPFFERDIVEIEG; translated from the exons ATGTTCGGTCTCGCTCGGTTTCATAGCCTCCCGCCGatcacgacgacgacgacgacgacgacgacgacgacgacgacgacgacgacggcaaCGGCAGCGACGGTAACGACCACGACGAcaccgacgacgacgacgacggcgacgaGGATGACGAGAATGAC ATCCCAGGAGGAAATGAAAGCAGCGAGCACGAAGGATACGTTGGACCAGTGGGCGGGAAAAAGTGTTTGGTCGTTGGTGTGCGCGATGGAATTGGGCCTGATATCGGATACGACCGCCTCTCGCGGCAACGTCGAGGTCTCGTCTCGCTCCGAGGTCGCGGCCAAATCGCCGCGAAACGCATCGTCATCGCCCCCCTTACGGATCTCGCCACGGTTGAGAACCGTAACGCCGCGGTTTGGAAAGAAACGTGCCAACGTAggacgaagaggaagaagaagagggaaacGAGGGTCGAAATCTGGGAAGAAAGTGGGGAGGAAGGTGTACGCGAACGATTCAACGATCACTGTGGATCAATTTTGGAGATCTCGCAAGAGAAAACTCGGCCGGCCGAAGAAGCAAAACCGTTCCGCCGATCTGCTGTCCTCCTCGTTCAGTCGTCCGACTTTGTCCCACGGCTCGTGTCGAACGACTCGGTCGCGCTCGGTcagcaataacaataacaataacaacaacaacaacaacgaccTTCTCGCCAACAGCACGGACGCTCCACGCTTCGAGCGACGAGTGTCTCGCGACAATAACGGCGCGTGgaaaaattcgtcgaaaacTGTGCTCCACGAAAAAACGAACGACGAAAATACGAACGAGAACGATGTTAACGAAGGGAAGGGATTCGAGTCGAAGGATAAAGGGAAACGGGACTCGACGGAATCGACGAAATTCGAGGAGATTCACACGCTTCCTTTgatgaagagaatttttcgcGAGAGTGGTGTTGTTGTTTACGGTGTTGAGAACGAGAGAAAAGATGGCCGACGAGATACGGACGAGAAGTCGACGACGATTTGCGAGGCTGGGAAGAAAGATTGCTCCGTGAAAAAAGCTTGCTCCTcggaagggaggaagggggtGGTTCGAGCGAAAGCGTTGAAAGGTAACGAGGAAAATCAGGAGGTGAGAAGAGTGACGCGaggatcgatgaaaattggGAAGGATCTGTCCGTCGGCAAATTGGTGTGGGGCTATTGCGCGGGATGGTGGCCAG CGTTAATTATCGATGCCGACCATGTAGGAATGTTGTCCGAGGAAGGGAAATTATGGGTTTACTGGATCGGAGAAGCTCGTATATCATta TTGAACGAAAAGACGCAGATCGAACCGTTCTCGTGTAACCTCAAGGCTAGACTGACGCAGAATTTAAACGTACCGCGAATTCGTGCCATTGACGCAACTATGCAg ATGTTGCGCAAAAAATTGGGCGGTACTTTGACCAAGCCGTATTTCACGTGGATCGAAAGCAATTTCCCCAAAAATATGATCGAAA tgtTGGACGAAATCAAGTTTTATCCGTATCCGGTAAAGATGCAACAAAGATTGGACCATCTTAGGGAAAAAAACGCAAAAGTAACGGAAAGATATTTATTGGATCAAAAAC GGGAAAatcaagagaaaaaattggCTGAGAAGTCGAAAGATTCGCCGCAAAAAGTCAACGTAGATTTGACGCTTTTGCCGTTGAAAGAGCAGAAACCGGGAATTATAGCCTGGGCTAAAATTGCCGGGCACAATTGGTGGCCAG CGatgattatcgattatcgcgACTGTTGCATGCGAGAACCGACGTTCGGTTGCCAATGGATCATGTGGTACGGCGACTACAAACTGTCGgag GTGCATCATCAATTGTTCTTGAGGTTCGACAAGGGGATGGAGAAAATGCGCGACTACACGAGCAACACGAAGAAGCATATCTACCTCGTAGGAGTTCTCCAAGCCTCCAAG GATTATTGCTCCCGTCTAGGATTCGATACCTCCAACTGGACTTTGGACGAcgctttcgaatatttttccaagccTAATCATTACGATTACGCGTCGTCTGCGAACACTTGGAGGAGAGAAGACTCGGTCAAGATCTACGACAAGTACTCGGCCCGCATCGCGGAAAAATTGAACGAGCTGAAGGACAATCCGAACGTGGACGACCAACGGGCCAACGATATAAACAACAGCG ATGACCTGCGATCGGCGATAAAAGGGGAAATCTCGTTCGACTCGTTGTGCCTCAAGTGCCTTCGAGTTTCCAACGACGAAATGGACATTCATCCGTTCTTCGAGGGATCTTTGTGCAAAGATTGTTCG GAACGATATAAACCCTGTATGTTCGTTTTCGGTAACGACTCCAAATGC TTTTATTGCACCGTGTGCGCCGCCTCTGGGATGGTGATCATCTGCGACAAAGAAGATTGTCCAAG GGTTTACTGCACCGCCTGCATGAAACACCTCCTGTGCCCGACGACTTACGAGCAAGTGCTCCAGGAGGATCCTTGGGAATGCTTCCTCTGCAAGTCAAGATCTTTCACCACAGACACCATCGTCAGGCCTCGAGCTAATTGGAAGGACAAGATAATCAATATGTTCCGTACCAGTTGCGACTCGAATGTGGAACACCTGGTTGCCAAGCATAAttcagagaagagaaaaatacgcGTTCTCTCCCTGTTCGACGGCCTTGGCACAG GTTTGCTCGTACTTCTGAAACTGGGCTTCATCGTGGACGCGTATTACGCGAGCGAGATAGACCAAGACGCGTTGATGGTTACCGCCTCGCACTTCGGCGACCGTATCCTCCAATTGGGCAACGTGAAGGACATCACGTGTAACACGATCAAAGAGATAGCTCCCATCGATCTTCTGATCGGTGGATCGCCGTGCAACGATCTCAGCTTGGCCAATCCTGCCCGCCTCGGCCTCCACG ATCCCAGAGGAACGGGTGTACTGTTCTTCGAGTACCGTCGAATTCTGAAACTGGTGAGGAAGCTTAATAACGAGCGGCATTTGTTCTGGTTGTACGAGAACGTCGCCTCGATGCCCAGCGAGTACAGATTGGAGATCAACAA ACATCTAGGACAGGAACCGGACGTGATAGACTCGGCAGACTTCTCGCCCCAGCACAGATTGAGACTGTACTGGCACAACTTTCCCATAGAGCCACGTCTGTTATCGTCCCAAAGGGAGCAGGACGTGCAGGATATACTTACGCCGCATTGCCAACGTTACTCGTTGGTCAAAAAGATACGCACAGTCACTACGAAAGTGAACTCGTTGAAGCAAG GCAAACTTGCGTTGAAACCAATTTTGATGAAGGACGAAAGCGACTCGTTGTGGATAACAGAGCTGGAGGAAATATTCGGGTTCCCGCGTCATTACACGGACGTAAAGAATTTATCTGCGACGAAAAGGCAGAGGTTAATAGGTAAATCTTGGAGCGTGCAAACGTTGACAGCCATTTTCGAATCTCTTTGTCCCTTTTTCGAGCGCGATATCGTGGAAATCGAGGGATGA
- the Dnmt3 gene encoding DNA methyltransferase 3 isoform X1, which produces MFGLARFHSLPPITTTTTTTTTTTTTTTTATAATVTTTTTPTTTTTATRMTRMTSQEEMKAASTKDTLDQWAGKSVWSLVCAMELGLISDTTASRGNVEVSSRSEVAAKSPRNASSSPPLRISPRLRTVTPRFGKKRANVGRRGRRRGKRGSKSGKKVGRKVYANDSTITVDQFWRSRKRKLGRPKKQNRSADLLSSSFSRPTLSHGSCRTTRSRSVSNNNNNNNNNNNDLLANSTDAPRFERRVSRDNNGAWKNSSKTVLHEKTNDENTNENDVNEGKGFESKDKGKRDSTESTKFEEIHTLPLMKRIFRESGVVVYGVENERKDGRRDTDEKSTTICEAGKKDCSVKKACSSEGRKGVVRAKALKGNEENQEVRRVTRGSMKIGKDLSVGKLVWGYCAGWWPALIIDADHVGMLSEEGKLWVYWIGEARISLLNEKTQIEPFSCNLKARLTQNLNVPRIRAIDATMQMLRKKLGGTLTKPYFTWIESNFPKNMIEMLDEIKFYPYPVKMQQRLDHLREKNAKVTERYLLDQKRENQEKKLAEKSKDSPQKVNVDLTLLPLKEQKPGIIAWAKIAGHNWWPAMIIDYRDCCMREPTFGCQWIMWYGDYKLSEVHHQLFLRFDKGMEKMRDYTSNTKKHIYLVGVLQASKDYCSRLGFDTSNWTLDDAFEYFSKPNHYDYASSANTWRREDSVKIYDKYSARIAEKLNELKDNPNVDDQRANDINNSDDLRSAIKGEISFDSLCLKCLRVSNDEMDIHPFFEGSLCKDCSVKNNFFSFLESLLLRVFSNQKNLCSRNDINPFYCTVCAASGMVIICDKEDCPRVYCTACMKHLLCPTTYEQVLQEDPWECFLCKSRSFTTDTIVRPRANWKDKIINMFRTSCDSNVEHLVAKHNSEKRKIRVLSLFDGLGTGLLVLLKLGFIVDAYYASEIDQDALMVTASHFGDRILQLGNVKDITCNTIKEIAPIDLLIGGSPCNDLSLANPARLGLHDPRGTGVLFFEYRRILKLVRKLNNERHLFWLYENVASMPSEYRLEINKHLGQEPDVIDSADFSPQHRLRLYWHNFPIEPRLLSSQREQDVQDILTPHCQRYSLVKKIRTVTTKVNSLKQGKLALKPILMKDESDSLWITELEEIFGFPRHYTDVKNLSATKRQRLIGKSWSVQTLTAIFESLCPFFERDIVEIEG; this is translated from the exons ATGTTCGGTCTCGCTCGGTTTCATAGCCTCCCGCCGatcacgacgacgacgacgacgacgacgacgacgacgacgacgacgacgacggcaaCGGCAGCGACGGTAACGACCACGACGAcaccgacgacgacgacgacggcgacgaGGATGACGAGAATGAC ATCCCAGGAGGAAATGAAAGCAGCGAGCACGAAGGATACGTTGGACCAGTGGGCGGGAAAAAGTGTTTGGTCGTTGGTGTGCGCGATGGAATTGGGCCTGATATCGGATACGACCGCCTCTCGCGGCAACGTCGAGGTCTCGTCTCGCTCCGAGGTCGCGGCCAAATCGCCGCGAAACGCATCGTCATCGCCCCCCTTACGGATCTCGCCACGGTTGAGAACCGTAACGCCGCGGTTTGGAAAGAAACGTGCCAACGTAggacgaagaggaagaagaagagggaaacGAGGGTCGAAATCTGGGAAGAAAGTGGGGAGGAAGGTGTACGCGAACGATTCAACGATCACTGTGGATCAATTTTGGAGATCTCGCAAGAGAAAACTCGGCCGGCCGAAGAAGCAAAACCGTTCCGCCGATCTGCTGTCCTCCTCGTTCAGTCGTCCGACTTTGTCCCACGGCTCGTGTCGAACGACTCGGTCGCGCTCGGTcagcaataacaataacaataacaacaacaacaacaacgaccTTCTCGCCAACAGCACGGACGCTCCACGCTTCGAGCGACGAGTGTCTCGCGACAATAACGGCGCGTGgaaaaattcgtcgaaaacTGTGCTCCACGAAAAAACGAACGACGAAAATACGAACGAGAACGATGTTAACGAAGGGAAGGGATTCGAGTCGAAGGATAAAGGGAAACGGGACTCGACGGAATCGACGAAATTCGAGGAGATTCACACGCTTCCTTTgatgaagagaatttttcgcGAGAGTGGTGTTGTTGTTTACGGTGTTGAGAACGAGAGAAAAGATGGCCGACGAGATACGGACGAGAAGTCGACGACGATTTGCGAGGCTGGGAAGAAAGATTGCTCCGTGAAAAAAGCTTGCTCCTcggaagggaggaagggggtGGTTCGAGCGAAAGCGTTGAAAGGTAACGAGGAAAATCAGGAGGTGAGAAGAGTGACGCGaggatcgatgaaaattggGAAGGATCTGTCCGTCGGCAAATTGGTGTGGGGCTATTGCGCGGGATGGTGGCCAG CGTTAATTATCGATGCCGACCATGTAGGAATGTTGTCCGAGGAAGGGAAATTATGGGTTTACTGGATCGGAGAAGCTCGTATATCATta TTGAACGAAAAGACGCAGATCGAACCGTTCTCGTGTAACCTCAAGGCTAGACTGACGCAGAATTTAAACGTACCGCGAATTCGTGCCATTGACGCAACTATGCAg ATGTTGCGCAAAAAATTGGGCGGTACTTTGACCAAGCCGTATTTCACGTGGATCGAAAGCAATTTCCCCAAAAATATGATCGAAA tgtTGGACGAAATCAAGTTTTATCCGTATCCGGTAAAGATGCAACAAAGATTGGACCATCTTAGGGAAAAAAACGCAAAAGTAACGGAAAGATATTTATTGGATCAAAAAC GGGAAAatcaagagaaaaaattggCTGAGAAGTCGAAAGATTCGCCGCAAAAAGTCAACGTAGATTTGACGCTTTTGCCGTTGAAAGAGCAGAAACCGGGAATTATAGCCTGGGCTAAAATTGCCGGGCACAATTGGTGGCCAG CGatgattatcgattatcgcgACTGTTGCATGCGAGAACCGACGTTCGGTTGCCAATGGATCATGTGGTACGGCGACTACAAACTGTCGgag GTGCATCATCAATTGTTCTTGAGGTTCGACAAGGGGATGGAGAAAATGCGCGACTACACGAGCAACACGAAGAAGCATATCTACCTCGTAGGAGTTCTCCAAGCCTCCAAG GATTATTGCTCCCGTCTAGGATTCGATACCTCCAACTGGACTTTGGACGAcgctttcgaatatttttccaagccTAATCATTACGATTACGCGTCGTCTGCGAACACTTGGAGGAGAGAAGACTCGGTCAAGATCTACGACAAGTACTCGGCCCGCATCGCGGAAAAATTGAACGAGCTGAAGGACAATCCGAACGTGGACGACCAACGGGCCAACGATATAAACAACAGCG ATGACCTGCGATCGGCGATAAAAGGGGAAATCTCGTTCGACTCGTTGTGCCTCAAGTGCCTTCGAGTTTCCAACGACGAAATGGACATTCATCCGTTCTTCGAGGGATCTTTGTGCAAAGATTGTTCGGTAAAGAacaactttttctcttttctcgaatCCTTGCTCCTTCGAGTATTCTCTAACcaaaaaaatctttgttcCAGGAACGATATAAACCCT TTTTATTGCACCGTGTGCGCCGCCTCTGGGATGGTGATCATCTGCGACAAAGAAGATTGTCCAAG GGTTTACTGCACCGCCTGCATGAAACACCTCCTGTGCCCGACGACTTACGAGCAAGTGCTCCAGGAGGATCCTTGGGAATGCTTCCTCTGCAAGTCAAGATCTTTCACCACAGACACCATCGTCAGGCCTCGAGCTAATTGGAAGGACAAGATAATCAATATGTTCCGTACCAGTTGCGACTCGAATGTGGAACACCTGGTTGCCAAGCATAAttcagagaagagaaaaatacgcGTTCTCTCCCTGTTCGACGGCCTTGGCACAG GTTTGCTCGTACTTCTGAAACTGGGCTTCATCGTGGACGCGTATTACGCGAGCGAGATAGACCAAGACGCGTTGATGGTTACCGCCTCGCACTTCGGCGACCGTATCCTCCAATTGGGCAACGTGAAGGACATCACGTGTAACACGATCAAAGAGATAGCTCCCATCGATCTTCTGATCGGTGGATCGCCGTGCAACGATCTCAGCTTGGCCAATCCTGCCCGCCTCGGCCTCCACG ATCCCAGAGGAACGGGTGTACTGTTCTTCGAGTACCGTCGAATTCTGAAACTGGTGAGGAAGCTTAATAACGAGCGGCATTTGTTCTGGTTGTACGAGAACGTCGCCTCGATGCCCAGCGAGTACAGATTGGAGATCAACAA ACATCTAGGACAGGAACCGGACGTGATAGACTCGGCAGACTTCTCGCCCCAGCACAGATTGAGACTGTACTGGCACAACTTTCCCATAGAGCCACGTCTGTTATCGTCCCAAAGGGAGCAGGACGTGCAGGATATACTTACGCCGCATTGCCAACGTTACTCGTTGGTCAAAAAGATACGCACAGTCACTACGAAAGTGAACTCGTTGAAGCAAG GCAAACTTGCGTTGAAACCAATTTTGATGAAGGACGAAAGCGACTCGTTGTGGATAACAGAGCTGGAGGAAATATTCGGGTTCCCGCGTCATTACACGGACGTAAAGAATTTATCTGCGACGAAAAGGCAGAGGTTAATAGGTAAATCTTGGAGCGTGCAAACGTTGACAGCCATTTTCGAATCTCTTTGTCCCTTTTTCGAGCGCGATATCGTGGAAATCGAGGGATGA
- the Dnmt3 gene encoding DNA methyltransferase 3 isoform X3: protein MFGLARFHSLPPITTTTTTTTTTTTTTTTATAATVTTTTTPTTTTTATRMTRMTSQEEMKAASTKDTLDQWAGKSVWSLVCAMELGLISDTTASRGNVEVSSRSEVAAKSPRNASSSPPLRISPRLRTVTPRFGKKRANVGRRGRRRGKRGSKSGKKVGRKVYANDSTITVDQFWRSRKRKLGRPKKQNRSADLLSSSFSRPTLSHGSCRTTRSRSVSNNNNNNNNNNNDLLANSTDAPRFERRVSRDNNGAWKNSSKTVLHEKTNDENTNENDVNEGKGFESKDKGKRDSTESTKFEEIHTLPLMKRIFRESGVVVYGVENERKDGRRDTDEKSTTICEAGKKDCSVKKACSSEGRKGVVRAKALKALIIDADHVGMLSEEGKLWVYWIGEARISLLNEKTQIEPFSCNLKARLTQNLNVPRIRAIDATMQMLRKKLGGTLTKPYFTWIESNFPKNMIEMLDEIKFYPYPVKMQQRLDHLREKNAKVTERYLLDQKRENQEKKLAEKSKDSPQKVNVDLTLLPLKEQKPGIIAWAKIAGHNWWPAMIIDYRDCCMREPTFGCQWIMWYGDYKLSEVHHQLFLRFDKGMEKMRDYTSNTKKHIYLVGVLQASKDYCSRLGFDTSNWTLDDAFEYFSKPNHYDYASSANTWRREDSVKIYDKYSARIAEKLNELKDNPNVDDQRANDINNSDDLRSAIKGEISFDSLCLKCLRVSNDEMDIHPFFEGSLCKDCSVKNNFFSFLESLLLRVFSNQKNLCSRNDINPFYCTVCAASGMVIICDKEDCPRVYCTACMKHLLCPTTYEQVLQEDPWECFLCKSRSFTTDTIVRPRANWKDKIINMFRTSCDSNVEHLVAKHNSEKRKIRVLSLFDGLGTGLLVLLKLGFIVDAYYASEIDQDALMVTASHFGDRILQLGNVKDITCNTIKEIAPIDLLIGGSPCNDLSLANPARLGLHDPRGTGVLFFEYRRILKLVRKLNNERHLFWLYENVASMPSEYRLEINKHLGQEPDVIDSADFSPQHRLRLYWHNFPIEPRLLSSQREQDVQDILTPHCQRYSLVKKIRTVTTKVNSLKQGKLALKPILMKDESDSLWITELEEIFGFPRHYTDVKNLSATKRQRLIGKSWSVQTLTAIFESLCPFFERDIVEIEG, encoded by the exons ATGTTCGGTCTCGCTCGGTTTCATAGCCTCCCGCCGatcacgacgacgacgacgacgacgacgacgacgacgacgacgacgacgacggcaaCGGCAGCGACGGTAACGACCACGACGAcaccgacgacgacgacgacggcgacgaGGATGACGAGAATGAC ATCCCAGGAGGAAATGAAAGCAGCGAGCACGAAGGATACGTTGGACCAGTGGGCGGGAAAAAGTGTTTGGTCGTTGGTGTGCGCGATGGAATTGGGCCTGATATCGGATACGACCGCCTCTCGCGGCAACGTCGAGGTCTCGTCTCGCTCCGAGGTCGCGGCCAAATCGCCGCGAAACGCATCGTCATCGCCCCCCTTACGGATCTCGCCACGGTTGAGAACCGTAACGCCGCGGTTTGGAAAGAAACGTGCCAACGTAggacgaagaggaagaagaagagggaaacGAGGGTCGAAATCTGGGAAGAAAGTGGGGAGGAAGGTGTACGCGAACGATTCAACGATCACTGTGGATCAATTTTGGAGATCTCGCAAGAGAAAACTCGGCCGGCCGAAGAAGCAAAACCGTTCCGCCGATCTGCTGTCCTCCTCGTTCAGTCGTCCGACTTTGTCCCACGGCTCGTGTCGAACGACTCGGTCGCGCTCGGTcagcaataacaataacaataacaacaacaacaacaacgaccTTCTCGCCAACAGCACGGACGCTCCACGCTTCGAGCGACGAGTGTCTCGCGACAATAACGGCGCGTGgaaaaattcgtcgaaaacTGTGCTCCACGAAAAAACGAACGACGAAAATACGAACGAGAACGATGTTAACGAAGGGAAGGGATTCGAGTCGAAGGATAAAGGGAAACGGGACTCGACGGAATCGACGAAATTCGAGGAGATTCACACGCTTCCTTTgatgaagagaatttttcgcGAGAGTGGTGTTGTTGTTTACGGTGTTGAGAACGAGAGAAAAGATGGCCGACGAGATACGGACGAGAAGTCGACGACGATTTGCGAGGCTGGGAAGAAAGATTGCTCCGTGAAAAAAGCTTGCTCCTcggaagggaggaagggggtGGTTCGAGCGAAAGCGTTGAAAG CGTTAATTATCGATGCCGACCATGTAGGAATGTTGTCCGAGGAAGGGAAATTATGGGTTTACTGGATCGGAGAAGCTCGTATATCATta TTGAACGAAAAGACGCAGATCGAACCGTTCTCGTGTAACCTCAAGGCTAGACTGACGCAGAATTTAAACGTACCGCGAATTCGTGCCATTGACGCAACTATGCAg ATGTTGCGCAAAAAATTGGGCGGTACTTTGACCAAGCCGTATTTCACGTGGATCGAAAGCAATTTCCCCAAAAATATGATCGAAA tgtTGGACGAAATCAAGTTTTATCCGTATCCGGTAAAGATGCAACAAAGATTGGACCATCTTAGGGAAAAAAACGCAAAAGTAACGGAAAGATATTTATTGGATCAAAAAC GGGAAAatcaagagaaaaaattggCTGAGAAGTCGAAAGATTCGCCGCAAAAAGTCAACGTAGATTTGACGCTTTTGCCGTTGAAAGAGCAGAAACCGGGAATTATAGCCTGGGCTAAAATTGCCGGGCACAATTGGTGGCCAG CGatgattatcgattatcgcgACTGTTGCATGCGAGAACCGACGTTCGGTTGCCAATGGATCATGTGGTACGGCGACTACAAACTGTCGgag GTGCATCATCAATTGTTCTTGAGGTTCGACAAGGGGATGGAGAAAATGCGCGACTACACGAGCAACACGAAGAAGCATATCTACCTCGTAGGAGTTCTCCAAGCCTCCAAG GATTATTGCTCCCGTCTAGGATTCGATACCTCCAACTGGACTTTGGACGAcgctttcgaatatttttccaagccTAATCATTACGATTACGCGTCGTCTGCGAACACTTGGAGGAGAGAAGACTCGGTCAAGATCTACGACAAGTACTCGGCCCGCATCGCGGAAAAATTGAACGAGCTGAAGGACAATCCGAACGTGGACGACCAACGGGCCAACGATATAAACAACAGCG ATGACCTGCGATCGGCGATAAAAGGGGAAATCTCGTTCGACTCGTTGTGCCTCAAGTGCCTTCGAGTTTCCAACGACGAAATGGACATTCATCCGTTCTTCGAGGGATCTTTGTGCAAAGATTGTTCGGTAAAGAacaactttttctcttttctcgaatCCTTGCTCCTTCGAGTATTCTCTAACcaaaaaaatctttgttcCAGGAACGATATAAACCCT TTTTATTGCACCGTGTGCGCCGCCTCTGGGATGGTGATCATCTGCGACAAAGAAGATTGTCCAAG GGTTTACTGCACCGCCTGCATGAAACACCTCCTGTGCCCGACGACTTACGAGCAAGTGCTCCAGGAGGATCCTTGGGAATGCTTCCTCTGCAAGTCAAGATCTTTCACCACAGACACCATCGTCAGGCCTCGAGCTAATTGGAAGGACAAGATAATCAATATGTTCCGTACCAGTTGCGACTCGAATGTGGAACACCTGGTTGCCAAGCATAAttcagagaagagaaaaatacgcGTTCTCTCCCTGTTCGACGGCCTTGGCACAG GTTTGCTCGTACTTCTGAAACTGGGCTTCATCGTGGACGCGTATTACGCGAGCGAGATAGACCAAGACGCGTTGATGGTTACCGCCTCGCACTTCGGCGACCGTATCCTCCAATTGGGCAACGTGAAGGACATCACGTGTAACACGATCAAAGAGATAGCTCCCATCGATCTTCTGATCGGTGGATCGCCGTGCAACGATCTCAGCTTGGCCAATCCTGCCCGCCTCGGCCTCCACG ATCCCAGAGGAACGGGTGTACTGTTCTTCGAGTACCGTCGAATTCTGAAACTGGTGAGGAAGCTTAATAACGAGCGGCATTTGTTCTGGTTGTACGAGAACGTCGCCTCGATGCCCAGCGAGTACAGATTGGAGATCAACAA ACATCTAGGACAGGAACCGGACGTGATAGACTCGGCAGACTTCTCGCCCCAGCACAGATTGAGACTGTACTGGCACAACTTTCCCATAGAGCCACGTCTGTTATCGTCCCAAAGGGAGCAGGACGTGCAGGATATACTTACGCCGCATTGCCAACGTTACTCGTTGGTCAAAAAGATACGCACAGTCACTACGAAAGTGAACTCGTTGAAGCAAG GCAAACTTGCGTTGAAACCAATTTTGATGAAGGACGAAAGCGACTCGTTGTGGATAACAGAGCTGGAGGAAATATTCGGGTTCCCGCGTCATTACACGGACGTAAAGAATTTATCTGCGACGAAAAGGCAGAGGTTAATAGGTAAATCTTGGAGCGTGCAAACGTTGACAGCCATTTTCGAATCTCTTTGTCCCTTTTTCGAGCGCGATATCGTGGAAATCGAGGGATGA